From Oceanipulchritudo coccoides, the proteins below share one genomic window:
- the phoU gene encoding phosphate signaling complex protein PhoU, whose protein sequence is MKRFFHSELETMRSHLLLMGEKANAALEKGVQSLTEKDLELAKTVIREDDDIDALEIEIDHEATRYLTLRSPVASDLRLITVAIKASHDLERVGDEARNIAKRSKKLMTKGAVVSDLLNIPDMAQMAGGMLQDALQCFIAEDPEKAYAVLAKDSEVDALNKENFKGLIKQAKLDPEEINKYLDLIFISKSLERIADHATNLAEEVIFLTTGKETRHQGL, encoded by the coding sequence ATGAAGAGGTTCTTTCACAGCGAATTGGAAACAATGAGGTCCCATCTCCTCCTGATGGGCGAGAAGGCAAATGCCGCCCTGGAGAAAGGGGTCCAGTCTCTCACCGAGAAGGACCTCGAACTGGCCAAAACGGTCATCCGCGAAGATGATGACATCGATGCCCTCGAGATCGAGATTGATCACGAGGCGACACGGTACCTGACTCTCCGTTCTCCCGTTGCCTCAGACTTGCGGCTCATTACGGTCGCCATCAAGGCCAGCCATGACCTCGAGAGGGTCGGCGATGAAGCCCGCAACATCGCCAAGCGATCGAAAAAGCTCATGACCAAGGGTGCTGTTGTTTCCGATCTTCTCAACATCCCCGACATGGCCCAAATGGCCGGGGGCATGCTGCAGGATGCCCTCCAATGCTTCATCGCCGAGGACCCTGAGAAGGCCTACGCGGTGTTGGCAAAGGACAGCGAGGTCGATGCCCTCAACAAGGAAAATTTCAAGGGCCTGATCAAACAGGCCAAGCTCGATCCAGAGGAAATTAACAAATACCTGGACCTGATTTTCATCTCAAAATCACTCGAGCGGATTGCCGATCATGCCACCAACCTGGCCGAGGAAGTCATCTTCCTCACGACCGGTAAGGAAACCCGCCATCAGGGCTTATAG
- the pstB gene encoding phosphate ABC transporter ATP-binding protein PstB, with protein MSTAPAVDSPKANQANGALADESYIQIRDFNFFYGASQALHNLQFDIPKEQVTAFIGPSGCGKSTLLRSINRMNDLIDGVRHEGDILVNGHSVFDPLTEVISLRKRIGMVFQKSNPFPKSIYENVIYSLRVSGRNKKSELDEIVETSLKGAALWDEVKDRLNESALGLSGGQMQRLCIARAIANQPEVILMDEPCSALDPIATGKIEELINELKNHYTIVIVTHNMQQAARVSDNTAFFYLGKLIEYGTTEDIFFKPKNSQTEAYITGRFG; from the coding sequence ATGAGCACAGCACCAGCAGTCGATTCCCCCAAAGCCAACCAGGCGAACGGAGCATTAGCAGACGAATCCTACATTCAGATTCGGGACTTTAACTTTTTCTACGGAGCAAGCCAGGCCCTGCACAATCTGCAGTTTGATATCCCGAAGGAACAGGTCACGGCCTTCATTGGTCCTTCCGGTTGCGGGAAATCCACCTTGCTGCGGAGCATCAACCGTATGAATGACCTCATCGATGGTGTCCGCCATGAGGGCGATATCCTGGTCAATGGACACAGCGTTTTCGATCCCCTCACGGAAGTCATTTCCCTGCGCAAGCGCATCGGTATGGTCTTCCAGAAATCCAATCCGTTCCCAAAATCCATTTACGAGAATGTGATCTACAGCCTCCGGGTTTCGGGAAGAAACAAAAAGTCCGAGCTGGATGAAATTGTCGAGACTAGCCTCAAGGGAGCGGCCCTGTGGGATGAGGTGAAGGACAGGCTCAATGAAAGCGCCCTCGGTCTCTCAGGCGGCCAGATGCAACGGCTCTGTATCGCCCGGGCCATTGCCAACCAGCCCGAGGTCATCCTCATGGATGAACCGTGTTCCGCTCTCGACCCGATTGCCACCGGGAAAATCGAGGAACTCATTAACGAGTTAAAAAATCACTACACAATTGTTATCGTGACCCATAACATGCAGCAAGCCGCCCGTGTCTCGGACAATACGGCCTTCTTCTATCTTGGGAAGTTGATTGAGTACGGCACCACTGAAGACATTTTCTTCAAACCTAAGAATTCCCAGACCGAGGCCTACATCACCGGACGATTCGGTTAA